A stretch of the Ensifer sp. PDNC004 genome encodes the following:
- a CDS encoding GNAT family N-acetyltransferase codes for MTKTTFRAAVPGDEPYLHWLEEACMRDYAVALWGSWRPRPADALILDEHRLIVADGEDAGCVSVTPRADHLWVNKLYVAPAYQKRGYGAFALRQVLGEAAAFGLPVRLSVLTTNPAVAFYRREGLVIYEETAERRFMTSRAR; via the coding sequence ATGACGAAAACGACATTCCGCGCCGCCGTCCCCGGGGACGAACCTTATCTGCACTGGCTCGAAGAAGCCTGCATGCGCGACTATGCCGTCGCACTCTGGGGCAGTTGGCGCCCGCGTCCGGCGGATGCGCTGATCCTCGATGAACATCGCCTCATCGTTGCAGACGGCGAAGATGCCGGCTGTGTTTCGGTGACGCCGCGCGCGGACCATCTCTGGGTGAACAAGCTCTATGTCGCGCCCGCATATCAGAAGCGTGGCTACGGGGCTTTCGCCCTGAGGCAGGTGCTTGGCGAGGCGGCAGCGTTCGGCCTGCCCGTGCGGCTCAGCGTGCTGACAACCAATCCGGCAGTCGCATTTTACCGGCGCGAAGGCCTTGTGATCTATGAGGAAACCGCGGAACGGCGCTTCATGACATCGCGGGCGCGTTAA
- a CDS encoding methyltransferase domain-containing protein: MSEPDLYLLGRAGPEEARLKRQIANLAPDSDQQLERVGIKPGERVVDLGCGPGGVLHLIGKRVGPTGSVLGIERDPHFVELARRFVAGHALPQVEVREGDAHATGLPRRSFDGAHMRLVLVNVPRPELIVLEMVSLVRPGGWIASFEADFLAHICDPPLAAWDRLLAAYSAYSTARGIDLNIGRRLHRLFRSAGVEAISVDAVEHVYPPGHDRRSILRDFINNVRDRLVAEGFISQVQLDDDLAALDRHLADPNVLVTSHLFFRLTGRIPEALVIKA, encoded by the coding sequence ATGAGCGAGCCTGATCTCTATCTGCTTGGGCGCGCCGGGCCCGAAGAAGCACGCCTGAAACGACAAATCGCCAACCTCGCACCCGATTCCGACCAGCAACTCGAAAGGGTCGGCATCAAGCCGGGCGAGCGCGTCGTCGATCTCGGTTGCGGTCCCGGCGGCGTGCTGCATCTCATCGGCAAACGCGTCGGGCCGACCGGCTCGGTGCTTGGCATCGAGCGCGACCCGCATTTCGTTGAGCTTGCCCGCCGTTTCGTTGCCGGTCACGCGCTGCCGCAGGTCGAGGTGCGTGAGGGCGACGCCCATGCCACCGGCCTGCCGCGCCGCTCCTTCGACGGCGCCCATATGCGGCTGGTGCTGGTCAACGTGCCACGGCCGGAACTCATCGTGCTCGAAATGGTGTCTCTGGTGAGGCCCGGCGGCTGGATTGCGAGTTTCGAAGCCGATTTCCTGGCGCATATCTGCGATCCGCCGCTTGCCGCCTGGGACCGGCTGCTGGCAGCCTACTCCGCCTATTCCACTGCCAGAGGCATCGACCTCAACATCGGCCGTCGGCTGCATCGCCTGTTCCGGAGTGCCGGTGTCGAGGCGATTTCCGTCGATGCGGTCGAGCACGTCTACCCGCCCGGCCACGACCGCCGATCGATCCTTCGGGATTTCATCAACAATGTCCGTGACAGGCTCGTCGCCGAAGGCTTCATCAGCCAAGTCCAGCTGGATGACGATCTCGCCGCCCTCGACCGCCACCTTGCCGACCCCAACGTGCTCGTGACGTCCCACCTGTTCTTCCGGCTGACCGGTCGCATACCGGAAGCCCTCGTCATCAAGGCTTGA